A window from Pseudomonas alloputida encodes these proteins:
- a CDS encoding tyrosine-type recombinase/integrase, whose product MPKLTAKLIENLKDYGKYDDGDGLRLVIRKSGKAWVLRYQLAGKRKEIGLGPYPHYGLKEARSRADTHRALIREGIDPLTHKADALQQAEAARIARDLNLENTFRACAVDYIEAHRAGWKNAKHAQQWVNTLTTYAFPFIGEKPVDEVETDDILKILNPIWTAKPETAARVRNRLELVLDAAKARRLRTGENSARWRGHLDKLLPRRRLADRGNHPALPWEQLPAFMAELEQSWDLSSTAVKLTVLCALRTSEVIGGYWEEVDLDEEIWTIPASRMKAGRQHRVPLSKAALHTLRCLKAESKSGLLFPGRSIGRPLSNMAMLQKIRGMDEKSLANDGPGWRNEAGEVITMHGFRSSFRDWAAETTNFANIVPEMALAHKISNATEAAYRRGDLLEKRKQLMEEWARYALSGCKAT is encoded by the coding sequence ATGCCCAAGCTCACCGCGAAATTGATAGAAAACCTCAAGGACTATGGCAAGTACGATGATGGCGATGGCCTGCGCCTTGTCATTCGAAAGTCTGGAAAAGCGTGGGTGCTGCGCTACCAGCTTGCAGGCAAGCGCAAGGAAATCGGCTTGGGCCCCTACCCTCACTATGGGTTGAAGGAGGCGCGCTCCCGCGCCGACACTCACAGAGCATTGATTCGGGAGGGTATCGACCCTTTGACACATAAGGCTGATGCACTCCAGCAAGCTGAAGCTGCTCGGATTGCTCGGGATCTGAACCTTGAAAACACCTTCCGCGCTTGTGCCGTGGACTACATCGAAGCCCATAGAGCTGGCTGGAAAAACGCAAAACACGCGCAACAATGGGTCAACACTCTTACCACGTATGCATTTCCCTTTATCGGAGAAAAGCCAGTCGACGAAGTTGAAACAGACGATATCCTGAAGATTCTGAATCCGATATGGACCGCTAAGCCTGAGACAGCGGCCAGGGTCAGAAACCGGCTAGAACTTGTTCTCGATGCTGCCAAAGCACGCCGGCTGCGCACGGGTGAAAACTCCGCTCGCTGGCGAGGTCACTTGGACAAGCTTCTGCCTAGAAGAAGGCTGGCAGACCGTGGTAATCATCCCGCTCTACCTTGGGAGCAATTACCAGCCTTCATGGCAGAACTAGAGCAATCCTGGGACCTTAGTTCAACTGCGGTGAAGTTAACCGTGCTGTGCGCTTTGCGCACAAGCGAAGTGATAGGTGGGTATTGGGAAGAGGTTGATCTGGACGAAGAAATTTGGACTATTCCGGCTTCCCGGATGAAAGCCGGGCGCCAGCATCGAGTACCGTTATCTAAAGCCGCCCTGCATACGCTCAGGTGCCTGAAGGCGGAAAGCAAAAGTGGGTTGCTTTTCCCGGGGCGGAGCATTGGTCGACCGCTCTCGAACATGGCAATGCTACAAAAAATACGCGGTATGGATGAGAAGTCCTTAGCCAACGACGGACCAGGCTGGCGCAACGAAGCGGGTGAAGTCATCACCATGCATGGTTTCCGATCAAGCTTCAGAGACTGGGCTGCCGAGACAACTAACTTCGCCAATATCGTCCCTGAAATGGCCTTGGCGCATAAAATCAGTAATGCGACTGAAGCAGCGTATCGACGAGGCGATCTGCTCGAAAAACGAAAACAGCTTATGGAGGAATGGGCTCGCTATGCACTGTCAGGTTGCAAAGCAACCTGA
- a CDS encoding hydrolase: MSNPHTEVLTPLNSQLIFIDQQPQMAFGVQSIDRQTLKNNTVGLAKAARIFNVPTVFTTVETESFSGHTYPELLAVFPDAPLLERTSMNSWDDQKVRDALKKNGRNKIIVSGLWTEVCNTTFALSAMHDAGYEIYMVADASGGTTKEAHDYAMQRMIQAGVVPVTWQQVLLEWQRDWKNRDTYDAVMALVKEHSGAYGMGVDYAYTMVHKAPERVQHGPTLAPVPASI; encoded by the coding sequence ATGAGCAATCCACACACTGAAGTCCTGACCCCGCTCAACAGCCAACTGATCTTCATCGATCAGCAACCGCAAATGGCTTTTGGCGTGCAGAGCATTGACCGGCAGACGCTGAAGAACAACACGGTAGGTTTGGCCAAAGCAGCCAGGATCTTCAATGTGCCGACCGTCTTCACCACGGTCGAAACCGAGAGTTTCTCCGGGCATACCTACCCCGAGCTGCTCGCGGTCTTCCCTGATGCGCCATTGCTTGAGCGCACCTCCATGAACTCCTGGGACGACCAGAAGGTTCGAGACGCGCTGAAGAAGAATGGTCGGAACAAGATCATCGTTTCGGGCTTGTGGACAGAGGTCTGCAACACCACCTTCGCGCTGTCCGCCATGCACGATGCAGGCTATGAGATCTATATGGTTGCCGACGCTTCCGGGGGCACGACCAAGGAGGCTCACGACTACGCCATGCAGCGCATGATCCAGGCGGGCGTGGTGCCAGTTACCTGGCAGCAGGTGCTACTGGAGTGGCAGCGCGACTGGAAAAACCGCGACACCTACGATGCTGTCATGGCGCTGGTCAAAGAGCATTCGGGCGCCTACGGCATGGGCGTCGACTACGCCTATACCATGGTGCACAAAGCGCCAGAGCGCGTTCAGCACGGCCCCACCTTGGCACCCGTGCCCGCATCGATCTGA
- a CDS encoding RidA family protein produces MAASRPFNDDTAYWGVSWEEGYGYPQARRVGNEIFISGQFNHDEEGNLVAPAPLNADGRPSDFSSMGEQMRVSYDNIAKLLALYGATMQDVVEETLYVLDMDAAFAVVGKVRKAAYGTERPQAASNIIGVSRLAQRPQLIEIVCRAVIGTQAK; encoded by the coding sequence ATGGCCGCTTCACGACCTTTCAACGACGACACTGCTTACTGGGGCGTTTCATGGGAAGAGGGCTACGGCTATCCGCAAGCGCGGCGAGTTGGCAACGAGATCTTCATCTCGGGGCAGTTCAACCATGACGAAGAGGGCAACCTGGTAGCGCCGGCGCCACTGAATGCTGACGGTCGTCCGAGCGATTTCTCGTCAATGGGCGAACAGATGCGGGTTTCCTACGACAACATTGCCAAGTTGTTGGCCTTGTATGGCGCCACGATGCAGGATGTCGTTGAGGAGACGCTGTATGTGTTGGACATGGACGCAGCCTTCGCCGTAGTCGGTAAGGTGCGCAAAGCGGCCTATGGCACCGAGCGCCCGCAGGCGGCCAGTAATATCATCGGTGTATCGCGGCTCGCACAGCGTCCCCAGCTGATCGAGATCGTGTGTCGTGCTGTGATCGGCACCCAAGCCAAATGA
- a CDS encoding LysR family transcriptional regulator translates to MIVVKPSPGSAQSIPANANGPKWDVGEAVSQLSWDDLRIIKTLSDCSNRAATAKKLGINVSTVSRRVAQVEKTLGVALFDHRKAGYLLTAEGVELRALAERVELDIVSVTRRVSRAGQGPLGKLRITTSDSLLLCFLTPIIADFKALNEGITIEVLVGNQTLSLARDESDIAVRATKKPTDTLVGRKLANIAWAAYGSVKQAAITDPFAEGQAWVSYSGGLCGLKATSYVECRVPSELISYRTDSVAAASAAIAAGLGFGFLPCMLGDITPGLVRAGPVVQELQDELWLLTHQDIRKSWRVKAFMTFCAAAVADLKPLVEGQQAIPAS, encoded by the coding sequence ATGATTGTCGTGAAGCCGTCACCTGGAAGTGCCCAGTCGATCCCTGCAAATGCCAACGGCCCGAAATGGGATGTCGGCGAAGCTGTCAGCCAACTATCCTGGGACGACTTGCGGATCATCAAAACGCTGAGTGATTGCAGCAACCGCGCCGCTACGGCCAAGAAGCTCGGCATCAATGTGTCCACCGTATCGCGCCGGGTCGCGCAAGTTGAGAAGACGCTTGGGGTCGCGCTTTTCGATCATCGCAAGGCGGGGTATCTGCTGACTGCCGAAGGCGTCGAGCTGCGTGCGCTGGCCGAGCGCGTTGAGCTGGACATCGTCAGTGTCACCCGCAGGGTGTCCCGCGCCGGCCAGGGCCCCTTGGGAAAGCTGCGAATCACTACCAGCGACTCGCTGCTGTTGTGCTTTCTCACGCCGATCATCGCGGACTTCAAAGCCCTCAATGAGGGGATTACCATCGAGGTGTTGGTCGGCAACCAGACGTTGAGTTTGGCAAGGGACGAGTCGGATATTGCGGTACGCGCGACCAAAAAACCAACGGACACCCTCGTGGGCCGCAAGCTCGCCAACATCGCGTGGGCGGCATATGGCAGCGTCAAGCAGGCGGCGATTACCGATCCCTTCGCTGAGGGTCAGGCATGGGTATCCTACTCGGGAGGCTTGTGCGGTTTGAAGGCAACAAGCTACGTCGAATGTCGGGTGCCCTCGGAGCTTATTTCTTACCGCACTGATTCCGTGGCGGCAGCAAGTGCCGCTATTGCGGCGGGCCTGGGTTTTGGTTTCCTCCCCTGCATGCTGGGCGACATTACCCCCGGATTGGTTCGAGCCGGCCCAGTGGTGCAGGAGCTTCAGGATGAGTTGTGGCTGCTCACCCACCAGGACATCAGAAAGTCCTGGCGGGTAAAAGCATTCATGACGTTCTGCGCGGCTGCCGTGGCCGACCTCAAACCTTTGGTCGAAGGTCAGCAGGCCATCCCTGCTTCCTAG
- a CDS encoding hemerythrin domain-containing protein gives MFPTQETLERQHLSGYGRSFSQDYVHAYYAAARVRCPAIKEAGGKEEAKKYYEAKEEHRAVDALVIPDLLHTETGSVEFAGRVKVMKELLEHHIEEEEGELFPTAKKLLGKDVLEQLGQTMEAQKKMLKGEQRAA, from the coding sequence CTGTTCCCGACGCAGGAAACACTAGAAAGGCAACATCTATCGGGGTATGGACGGAGCTTCTCGCAAGACTACGTCCATGCCTACTACGCTGCGGCGAGGGTCAGATGTCCGGCTATTAAAGAAGCCGGCGGCAAGGAAGAGGCGAAAAAGTACTACGAGGCCAAGGAAGAGCATCGCGCTGTCGACGCCCTCGTCATCCCTGACCTCCTGCACACTGAAACCGGCTCCGTTGAGTTTGCCGGTCGGGTCAAAGTCATGAAAGAGCTGCTGGAGCACCACATCGAGGAAGAAGAAGGCGAACTCTTCCCGACGGCCAAAAAGCTTCTTGGCAAGGACGTGCTGGAACAGCTTGGGCAAACCATGGAAGCCCAGAAAAAGATGCTCAAGGGCGAGCAGCGGGCCGCCTGA